A genome region from Thermococcus gorgonarius includes the following:
- the hjc gene encoding Holliday junction resolvase Hjc: MRYHRGASAERELIKALEEKGFAVVRSAGSKKVDVIAGNGKLYLCIEVKSTHSDRVYLGDEDVRKLAEFSKRFGGKAVLAVKFINRGWRFFDLDNLVKSGKNYKITYSNSGMTLEELLGVQRNLLEVLKDESD; encoded by the coding sequence ATGAGGTACCACAGGGGAGCGAGCGCTGAAAGGGAGCTGATAAAAGCCCTTGAGGAGAAGGGCTTCGCAGTCGTTAGGTCGGCAGGAAGCAAAAAGGTTGACGTGATTGCGGGCAACGGAAAGCTCTACCTCTGCATCGAGGTTAAGAGTACCCACTCCGACAGGGTTTACCTCGGTGATGAAGACGTCAGAAAACTTGCCGAGTTCTCCAAAAGATTCGGCGGAAAGGCCGTCCTGGCCGTTAAGTTCATAAATCGAGGGTGGCGCTTTTTTGACTTGGACAATCTGGTAAAATCTGGAAAAAACTACAAGATAACGTACTCAAACAGCGGAATGACTCTTGAAGAACTTCTGGGAGTCCAGAGAAACCTGCTGGAGGTGTTGAAGGATGAAAGTGACTAG
- a CDS encoding gamma carbonic anhydrase family protein yields MAIYSLGDKKPKIHETAYIDESASVIGDVVLEENTSVWPSAVLRGDIEQIYIGCCSNVQDNVSIHTSHGLPTKIGKYVTIGHNAVVHGATIGDYTIIGMGAIILDGAKIGKHVIIGAGALVPPGKEIPDYSLVVGVPGKVVRQLSEEEIEWTKKNAEIYMELAKLHREKRTKLE; encoded by the coding sequence ATGGCGATATACTCTCTAGGCGATAAAAAGCCGAAGATACACGAGACCGCTTACATTGACGAGAGTGCATCTGTTATAGGGGACGTTGTTCTTGAAGAGAACACGAGCGTTTGGCCCTCCGCGGTTCTAAGGGGAGACATCGAGCAGATATACATCGGTTGCTGCTCCAACGTCCAGGATAACGTGAGCATACACACCTCCCACGGCCTTCCGACAAAGATTGGCAAGTACGTGACGATAGGCCACAACGCCGTTGTCCACGGAGCGACCATCGGCGACTACACCATCATCGGCATGGGCGCGATAATCCTCGACGGGGCAAAGATTGGAAAACACGTCATCATAGGAGCGGGAGCGCTCGTCCCGCCGGGCAAGGAGATACCAGACTACAGCCTCGTCGTCGGCGTTCCTGGAAAGGTAGTCAGGCAGCTGAGCGAGGAGGAAATCGAGTGGACGAAGAAGAACGCCGAAATCTATATGGAGCTGGCCAAGCTGCACCGGGAAAAGAGAACGAAACTAGAGTGA
- the uppS gene encoding polyprenyl diphosphate synthase, with the protein MLYRLISKVPPIIFKPVYDLYESYLLEKVKSGEIPKHVAIIMDGNRRWARKLEKPPWYGHLFGSNKLEEILEWCRELGIRTLTAYAFSTENFKRSPEEVNALMNLFEQKFKELIKDERVHRYGIRVNVIGRKELLPENVRKAAEEAERVTKKYNNYTLNLAIAYGGRSEITDAVREIVRDALEGKLSPDEIDEDLIKRYLYHPNMPDPDIVIRTGGEVRISNFLLYQIAYSELFFVDVYFPEFRKIDFLRIIREYQKRQRRFGR; encoded by the coding sequence ATGCTCTACAGGTTAATATCCAAGGTTCCTCCCATTATTTTTAAGCCTGTCTATGACCTTTACGAGTCCTACCTACTTGAGAAGGTCAAATCTGGTGAGATCCCGAAGCACGTGGCCATAATTATGGACGGAAACAGGAGATGGGCCAGAAAGCTGGAGAAGCCCCCCTGGTACGGCCACCTGTTTGGTTCAAACAAACTGGAAGAGATACTGGAGTGGTGCAGAGAACTGGGCATAAGAACGCTGACAGCCTACGCCTTCTCCACAGAGAACTTCAAACGCTCCCCGGAAGAGGTTAACGCCCTCATGAACCTCTTCGAGCAGAAGTTTAAGGAGCTTATCAAAGACGAGAGGGTACACAGGTACGGTATCAGAGTCAACGTGATAGGCAGAAAAGAGCTCCTACCGGAGAACGTGAGAAAAGCAGCAGAAGAAGCAGAGAGAGTTACCAAAAAATACAACAATTACACTCTCAACCTGGCAATAGCCTACGGGGGAAGGAGCGAGATAACCGATGCGGTGAGGGAGATCGTTCGAGACGCACTTGAGGGGAAACTAAGCCCTGACGAGATAGACGAAGACCTGATAAAGCGCTACCTCTACCATCCCAACATGCCAGATCCCGACATCGTGATCCGAACCGGGGGAGAAGTGAGGATAAGCAACTTCCTCCTGTACCAGATAGCCTACAGTGAGCTCTTCTTCGTCGACGTCTACTTCCCCGAGTTCAGGAAGATAGATTTCCTGAGGATAATAAGGGAGTACCAGAAGAGGCAGAGAAGGTTTGGGAGATAA
- the tgtA gene encoding tRNA guanosine(15) transglycosylase TgtA: MTDFRFEIRARDAAGRIGKLTVNGKTIETPAIMPVINPKQLIVTPKELKEMGFGMIITNSYIIYKTPELRERALEVGIHKLLDYDGIIEVDSGSFQLMRYGDVEVTNREIVQFQHDIGVDVGTFLDIPTPPGASREKAEEDLRITLERAKEAEEIKKIAMNAAVQGSTYPDLRTYAAKKLSEMNFEIHPIGAVVPLMESYRYRDLVDVVIASKRGLRPDRPVHLFGAGHPMIFALAVAMGVDLFDSASYALYAKDDRYLTPEGTKRLDELEYFPCSCPVCSRYTPQELREMPKEERTRLLAIHNLWVIREELNRVKQAIKEGTLWELVDERARSHPKLFAAYKRLLEYRDYLEKNEPVTKASAFFKVSEESLRWPTAVRAKERAERVKGKFPETVEHPIFDEVPKYLSLSYPFAQSEGEEDFTIEKPRKDEAKKYVMAVAEYQFGEGAGEAFKDAFVELSRKTGMPRQVKAKGKHLATFRAEDGLLTLGIEGARRLRELLPFPRMRVVVNEDAEPFARKGKNVFAKFVVDADPEIRPYDEVLVVNEKDELLATGQTLLNGEELKVFQSGLAVKVRRGVEKS; the protein is encoded by the coding sequence ATGACCGACTTCAGGTTCGAGATCCGGGCGAGAGACGCGGCTGGAAGAATTGGAAAGCTGACCGTTAACGGGAAGACGATAGAGACGCCGGCCATAATGCCGGTCATCAACCCGAAACAGCTCATCGTGACGCCGAAAGAGCTTAAGGAAATGGGCTTTGGTATGATCATCACGAACTCCTACATAATTTACAAGACGCCCGAGCTGAGGGAGAGAGCCCTTGAGGTTGGAATCCATAAGCTGCTCGACTACGACGGAATAATCGAGGTTGATTCCGGCTCTTTCCAGCTTATGCGCTACGGTGATGTTGAGGTCACCAACCGCGAGATAGTCCAGTTCCAGCACGACATAGGCGTTGATGTAGGGACTTTTCTCGACATACCTACTCCGCCAGGCGCCTCGAGGGAAAAGGCAGAGGAAGACCTTAGGATAACGCTGGAAAGGGCAAAGGAGGCGGAGGAGATAAAGAAAATAGCAATGAACGCGGCGGTGCAGGGTTCTACCTACCCGGACCTTAGAACCTACGCGGCAAAGAAGCTGAGCGAGATGAACTTCGAAATTCACCCCATCGGTGCCGTCGTCCCGCTGATGGAGAGCTACCGCTACCGCGACTTGGTTGACGTCGTAATCGCTTCAAAGCGGGGTCTCAGGCCGGACAGACCCGTTCACCTCTTTGGTGCTGGTCACCCCATGATTTTTGCGCTGGCGGTGGCAATGGGAGTAGACCTCTTCGATTCTGCCAGCTACGCCCTGTATGCCAAAGACGACCGCTATCTAACGCCAGAGGGAACGAAACGCTTGGACGAGCTTGAGTACTTCCCCTGCTCCTGTCCAGTCTGTTCGCGCTACACTCCCCAGGAGCTCAGGGAGATGCCGAAGGAAGAGAGAACGAGACTGCTCGCAATTCACAACCTCTGGGTCATAAGAGAGGAGCTCAACAGAGTAAAGCAGGCCATAAAGGAGGGAACCCTCTGGGAGCTGGTGGACGAGAGGGCGAGGAGTCATCCGAAGCTCTTCGCTGCTTACAAGCGCTTGCTTGAGTACAGGGACTACCTTGAGAAGAACGAGCCGGTAACAAAGGCTTCCGCTTTCTTCAAGGTGAGCGAGGAATCCCTGAGGTGGCCGACGGCGGTGAGAGCTAAGGAGAGGGCGGAGCGCGTTAAGGGTAAGTTCCCTGAGACGGTAGAGCACCCGATATTCGATGAAGTGCCTAAGTACCTGAGCCTGAGCTACCCCTTCGCCCAGAGCGAGGGCGAGGAGGACTTTACGATAGAAAAGCCGCGGAAGGATGAGGCTAAAAAGTACGTAATGGCCGTTGCGGAATACCAGTTCGGTGAGGGGGCTGGTGAGGCCTTCAAAGACGCCTTTGTCGAGCTCTCGAGGAAAACTGGCATGCCAAGGCAGGTTAAGGCGAAGGGGAAGCACCTCGCCACCTTCAGGGCCGAGGATGGCCTATTAACGCTCGGAATAGAAGGGGCGAGAAGGCTTCGTGAACTCCTGCCATTTCCACGGATGCGCGTCGTGGTCAATGAGGATGCCGAACCCTTCGCGAGGAAGGGAAAGAACGTCTTCGCCAAGTTCGTGGTAGATGCCGACCCGGAGATAAGGCCCTACGACGAGGTTTTGGTTGTGAACGAGAAGGATGAGCTCTTAGCAACGGGCCAGACGCTCCTTAACGGCGAGGAGCTTAAGGTCTTCCAGAGTGGTTTAGCTGTGAAGGTGAGGAGGGGAGTGGAGAAATCATAA
- a CDS encoding inorganic phosphate transporter produces MLVLLTAAFMAWAIGANDSAKAVGTAVGSGIIGFKRAVLLIWAFVTVGALIGSSSVSNTVAGLASGMGWSRIGLVLFSAASAVTLASLWGNPISTTQAIIGALVGASLASGLPVNWGVTGKITLTWVVSPVLAGAFSIAIYIAYKRVLNRIKHLGVLELTQKWLAFTAAAYASFNLGTNELANVIGLIDGGFSSRVFLALSLGLGTLTFSYKVMMTVGKDLAPLDPTSGFSAQMGASLAVTMANFFGIPVSSGQAIVGAISGVSVYKGEPVNKKALEGILRGWVTAPLGAGLLAFALIRLFSSL; encoded by the coding sequence ATGCTCGTGTTATTGACAGCTGCCTTCATGGCCTGGGCGATAGGGGCCAACGACAGTGCAAAGGCAGTTGGAACAGCCGTTGGTTCGGGAATAATCGGATTTAAAAGGGCAGTCCTGCTGATCTGGGCCTTTGTTACCGTAGGAGCCCTTATCGGCAGTTCCAGCGTTTCAAACACGGTGGCCGGGTTAGCCAGTGGCATGGGCTGGTCTAGGATTGGGCTCGTTCTCTTCAGCGCCGCCTCTGCCGTAACCCTTGCCAGCCTGTGGGGCAATCCCATATCAACGACCCAGGCCATAATAGGAGCCCTCGTTGGGGCTTCCCTGGCGTCAGGGCTCCCCGTAAACTGGGGAGTAACTGGTAAAATAACTCTGACCTGGGTTGTATCACCTGTACTGGCGGGGGCGTTTTCAATTGCAATATACATCGCCTACAAAAGAGTTCTCAACAGAATAAAGCATCTGGGAGTGCTGGAACTGACGCAAAAGTGGCTGGCGTTTACAGCGGCGGCTTACGCCTCCTTCAACCTCGGAACGAACGAGCTTGCCAACGTTATTGGCCTTATAGACGGAGGGTTTTCCAGCAGGGTCTTTTTGGCTCTTTCCCTGGGACTGGGGACGTTGACTTTTAGCTATAAGGTCATGATGACCGTCGGTAAGGATCTGGCACCACTGGATCCAACTTCGGGCTTTTCCGCCCAGATGGGCGCCTCACTAGCAGTTACAATGGCCAATTTCTTTGGAATACCTGTGAGTTCGGGCCAGGCCATTGTTGGGGCTATATCTGGGGTGAGCGTTTACAAGGGAGAACCGGTTAACAAAAAGGCCCTAGAGGGGATCCTGAGAGGTTGGGTAACGGCTCCCCTAGGAGCTGGCCTTCTGGCTTTTGCCCTGATAAGGCTCTTTTCCAGCCTTTGA
- the hmgA gene encoding hydroxymethylglutaryl-CoA reductase (NADPH), with amino-acid sequence MEFEELVEKVANGEIKLHQVEKYTNGDKKLATEIRRKALEKKLGVKLDNIGHYSLDPNQLIGKNIENMIGVVQIPMGVAGPLKINGEYAKGEFYIPLATTEGALVASVNRGCSALTEAGGVKTTLIDDKMTRAPLLKCPDARRAREVAEWVKNNLDYLQEKAVSKVTRHGKLRGVKPFIVGNNLYLRFEFETGDAMGMNMVTIASEEIMKVIEEEFPDVKYLALSGNLCVDKKPNAANFILGRGKTVIAEAIVPREIVERKLKTTPELIAEVNYRKNLVGSAQAGSYGFNAHFGNIVGAIFLATGQDEAQITEGSHGITLAEVTPEGDLYISVTMPSLEIGTVGGGTRVPTQREALSIMGVAGGGDPPGTNAKKFAEIVAGAVLAGELSLLAAIAAKHLAKAHKELGR; translated from the coding sequence ATGGAGTTTGAAGAGCTTGTTGAGAAAGTTGCAAATGGCGAAATAAAACTGCACCAGGTTGAGAAGTACACCAACGGCGACAAGAAGCTCGCCACTGAAATAAGGAGAAAAGCCCTCGAGAAGAAGCTTGGGGTGAAGCTTGACAACATCGGACACTACTCCCTAGATCCAAACCAGCTCATAGGTAAGAACATCGAAAACATGATCGGTGTCGTTCAGATACCAATGGGCGTCGCCGGACCGCTTAAAATTAATGGTGAATACGCGAAGGGAGAGTTCTACATCCCACTTGCCACAACTGAAGGAGCGCTCGTCGCCAGTGTAAACCGCGGCTGTTCCGCTTTAACTGAAGCCGGTGGGGTTAAGACGACGCTCATAGATGACAAAATGACTCGCGCTCCTTTACTCAAGTGCCCAGACGCAAGAAGGGCAAGGGAAGTAGCGGAGTGGGTTAAGAACAACCTCGACTACCTCCAGGAGAAGGCGGTAAGCAAGGTTACCAGGCACGGAAAGCTCCGCGGCGTTAAACCCTTCATAGTCGGCAACAACCTCTACCTCCGCTTTGAATTCGAAACGGGCGATGCAATGGGCATGAACATGGTGACGATAGCGAGCGAGGAGATAATGAAGGTCATAGAGGAAGAGTTTCCGGACGTGAAGTACCTTGCCCTCTCGGGCAACCTCTGCGTGGACAAGAAACCGAACGCAGCCAACTTCATCCTTGGAAGGGGCAAGACCGTCATAGCCGAGGCGATAGTACCGAGGGAGATAGTTGAGAGGAAGCTCAAGACAACGCCGGAGCTCATAGCCGAAGTCAACTATCGCAAAAACCTCGTCGGCTCGGCCCAGGCCGGTTCCTACGGCTTCAACGCCCACTTCGGCAACATAGTTGGGGCCATTTTCTTAGCTACGGGCCAGGACGAGGCCCAGATAACCGAGGGCTCGCACGGTATAACTTTGGCGGAAGTTACTCCAGAGGGGGACCTCTACATAAGCGTAACCATGCCGAGCCTTGAGATAGGAACCGTGGGCGGTGGAACGAGAGTCCCAACGCAGAGGGAGGCTTTGAGCATTATGGGCGTCGCCGGCGGAGGGGACCCGCCTGGAACAAACGCCAAAAAATTCGCCGAGATAGTCGCAGGTGCGGTCCTCGCTGGGGAACTCTCGCTCCTCGCGGCGATAGCGGCGAAGCACCTAGCCAAGGCCCACAAGGAACTGGGCAGATGA
- a CDS encoding MinD/ParA family ATP-binding protein: MAVIVMTGRGGAGKTTTTANLSTYLAQREYRVLAIDGDLYLPNLGFHFGMDNVKYTVHSILRDPSLNPEWAIYRHQETGVYVMPGSTNLKDVVGISPQRLRDLVEEIKYKFGVVFVDSPTGVPFDTLPTFEVADYQIIVVEIERSPIYSFEVMVENEVNKLKALGEEYGLKIGVVLNKVRESADFVDKIIDIIENELGVPVLSWIPFDEAVPESINVGIPVLAYKPKSDAALAFAEAGEVLESWIFG, from the coding sequence ATGGCAGTAATAGTCATGACCGGGAGAGGCGGGGCAGGGAAGACGACCACAACCGCCAATCTAAGCACATACCTGGCTCAAAGGGAGTATCGTGTTCTGGCAATTGATGGTGATCTCTATCTGCCCAATCTCGGCTTCCATTTTGGGATGGACAACGTTAAGTACACTGTTCATTCAATTCTTAGAGACCCAAGTCTGAATCCGGAATGGGCTATATACAGGCACCAGGAAACTGGTGTTTACGTAATGCCCGGGAGTACTAACCTTAAGGATGTAGTTGGCATTTCTCCTCAAAGACTCAGGGATCTTGTTGAGGAAATAAAGTACAAGTTCGGTGTTGTCTTCGTTGATTCTCCAACAGGGGTCCCGTTTGATACCCTTCCAACTTTTGAGGTTGCTGATTATCAGATAATAGTGGTTGAAATCGAGAGGTCTCCGATATATTCCTTTGAAGTCATGGTTGAGAACGAAGTGAACAAACTAAAGGCCCTCGGCGAGGAGTATGGCCTTAAAATCGGTGTGGTACTAAACAAAGTTAGGGAAAGTGCTGACTTTGTCGACAAGATAATCGACATCATCGAAAACGAGCTGGGGGTTCCTGTTTTGAGCTGGATTCCCTTTGACGAGGCCGTTCCAGAGTCAATTAACGTCGGAATTCCAGTTCTCGCGTACAAACCGAAAAGTGACGCCGCTTTGGCTTTTGCCGAAGCCGGAGAAGTTCTCGAAAGCTGGATCTTCGGATGA
- a CDS encoding TRAM domain-containing protein, with translation MERSGFQSRKPPVKRGEHYRVRIESLGRGGDGIARIKGFVIFVPKTNVGDEVEIEIKNVKERFAFAEVVG, from the coding sequence TTGGAGAGGAGTGGATTCCAAAGCAGGAAGCCCCCTGTTAAGAGGGGGGAGCACTACAGGGTTCGGATTGAATCCCTCGGCAGGGGAGGAGATGGCATCGCCAGGATTAAAGGCTTTGTGATATTCGTTCCCAAAACCAACGTTGGGGACGAGGTGGAGATTGAGATAAAGAACGTGAAAGAGCGTTTTGCCTTTGCCGAGGTTGTTGGATGA
- the tdh gene encoding L-threonine 3-dehydrogenase, which yields MTEKMQAIMKTKPAYGAELVEVDVPKPGPGEVLIKVLATSICGTDLHIYEWNEWAQSRIKPPQIMGHEVAGEVVEVGPGVEDLQEGDYISVETHIVCGKCYACKHNRYHVCQNTKIFGVDMDGVFAHYAIVPAKNAWKNPKDMPPEYATLQEPLGNAVDTVLAGPIAGRSTLITGAGPLGLLGIAVAKASGAYPVIVSEPSDFRRKLAKKVGADYVINPFEEDPVEVVMSITDGAGVEVFLEFSGAPKALEQGLKAVTSGGRVSLLGLFPREVTIDFNNLIIFKALEVHGITGRHLWETWYTVSSLIQSGKLNLDPIITHKYKGFDKFEEAFELMRAGKTGKVVFFPHKG from the coding sequence ATGACCGAAAAGATGCAGGCCATTATGAAGACGAAGCCGGCTTACGGAGCCGAGCTCGTCGAGGTTGACGTTCCAAAGCCAGGTCCGGGCGAGGTTCTCATAAAGGTTCTCGCAACAAGCATCTGTGGAACCGACTTGCACATCTACGAGTGGAACGAGTGGGCGCAGAGCAGAATCAAACCGCCCCAGATAATGGGCCATGAAGTGGCCGGGGAGGTCGTTGAAGTCGGTCCCGGCGTTGAAGACCTTCAGGAGGGCGACTACATCAGCGTTGAAACCCACATCGTCTGCGGCAAGTGCTACGCTTGCAAGCACAACCGCTACCACGTCTGCCAGAACACGAAGATATTCGGCGTTGACATGGATGGTGTTTTTGCCCACTATGCCATAGTTCCGGCCAAAAACGCCTGGAAGAACCCAAAGGACATGCCGCCGGAATACGCAACCCTTCAGGAACCCCTCGGAAACGCCGTTGATACAGTTTTAGCCGGCCCAATAGCGGGGAGGAGCACGCTCATCACCGGAGCGGGCCCGCTCGGACTCCTCGGAATAGCGGTTGCAAAAGCTTCGGGAGCTTACCCCGTCATCGTGAGCGAGCCGAGCGACTTCAGGAGGAAGCTGGCCAAGAAGGTCGGCGCCGACTACGTCATCAACCCCTTCGAGGAGGACCCCGTTGAGGTGGTCATGAGCATAACCGATGGTGCAGGCGTTGAGGTCTTCCTCGAGTTCAGTGGCGCTCCCAAAGCCCTTGAACAGGGCCTCAAGGCAGTAACTTCTGGCGGAAGGGTCTCCCTGCTCGGCCTCTTCCCGAGGGAAGTGACGATAGACTTCAACAACCTCATCATCTTCAAGGCCCTTGAAGTCCACGGCATCACCGGAAGGCACCTCTGGGAGACCTGGTATACTGTCTCAAGCCTCATACAGAGCGGAAAGCTCAACCTCGACCCGATAATCACCCACAAGTACAAGGGCTTCGACAAGTTTGAGGAAGCCTTCGAGCTCATGCGCGCTGGCAAGACCGGAAAGGTCGTCTTCTTCCCGCACAAGGGTTGA
- a CDS encoding type II toxin-antitoxin system RelE family toxin: MYTVIVDKRVIKKAKKYLKPAQRQKLAEFIETLKTNPYPKPPYDLKPVRGERTEQTNTYRLRIGDYRLFYTVYWDEKIIIVTT; this comes from the coding sequence TTGTACACGGTCATCGTGGACAAGAGAGTCATCAAGAAGGCCAAGAAATATCTCAAGCCAGCCCAGCGACAAAAACTGGCCGAGTTCATTGAGACCCTTAAAACAAATCCCTATCCAAAGCCCCCATACGACTTGAAACCTGTAAGAGGGGAGAGAACGGAACAAACCAACACCTATCGCCTTAGAATTGGCGACTACAGGCTTTTCTATACCGTGTACTGGGACGAAAAAATTATCATCGTAACGACCTGA